The Niastella koreensis GR20-10 genome includes a window with the following:
- a CDS encoding gliding motility-associated C-terminal domain-containing protein: protein MRKILRGHVFNIRFLFTLCLGFAYAATNAQVSGTFTINSAVATGGTNFQTFSAAVASLSAGVNGAVIFNVQAGSGPYNEQVIINSIAGTSAANTITFNCNGVTIKYLSTNFNQRAVVKLNGADYVTFDNLTVTPLASTGGQYGYGFHLLNDADNNTIKNCRITNLNDYNNTDDHEGIVINGNNGVSYDVGNSLCDNNLIQNNTITGGSTGITLSSIPASGAGVFMTGNKVIGNTISNTDVYGIQMHYNDGAVIDGNDLSGGPAAVYNMFGIYLDYYNQSANITNNRIHGYHVNAGSVTYGFYICSQGVAGKECTISNNLIYDFQSNWTQYGIYSQVQGAPKYGATYLNIYNNTISLDDQSVAGNVAYGMYFVDTITNVNLMNNIITITRNSATENIGLVFRKPPKQFASQRNVVFVPAGTVSTAAVGKYLSLVYNTMAAWQLATGLDYYSTDVNPSYTSPAAFNFRPQAQSIDNLAANVGLTTDIAGAVRSTVNPDPGCYEFTSPACATSITPGVPNVLPDSILCSGPKISLGLTGNSAGGGQTYTWQSSTSATGTYTNITSPLGFPYFETIPTTTLYYRVALTCGGSTVFSPALRVLVNTTLNGGTYTINSALPTGGINFNSFTDAARALQCSFTGSVVFNVASGSGPYNEQLILPALATSPTKTITFNCNGVTMRYAPTSSTQSSLVRLDGTDYVTIDSLSMDVQGSSTFGLGVLLTNDADHNTIKRCTVNLSNSTLSPLAYGGIVISSSASNPITNTGYNNCDSNLIINNTVNGGVYGITIASNAISPGVARSVGNNIVNNKLKDNSKYGVFVTGASYCTIDSNDISQPTRTALEYFSGVCLSEVNFGISVSKNVIHNLGENNKLNIAQFDGIKSNDVQPTSTAPIMVTNNMIYTFRGSGLQYGIDNYSSDYVKYYHNTISLDDSSSGDPSLTRGYGTFGDPSVGTEVKDNIFVIRRGGIGAKYGVYSNINDSGLVANYNNYYIHSYSGANLIGFLTKDYPLLSDWIKTRKDSSSISIDPVFYDVAKGDYTPTKIQFENKGFNVGVITDLLNATRNTTSPDMGAIEFTVCRPLTKPMVSVESQETNVIKFAWTAVPNTTGYRVSRDSLNWAIPSSGAMGLTHTVTGLKPTDKITLWVKALGTRVDCPEYVSDATPGQALTDGVFVPNTFTPNNDSRNDKFMVYSNVVKTIHWMVFSQWGEKVFESNDIFGAWDGTYKGKPMPVGVYVYVVSGMLTDGTKVSQKGTFNLVR from the coding sequence ATGCGAAAAATTTTACGCGGGCACGTATTTAATATTAGATTTCTGTTTACCCTTTGTTTAGGTTTTGCATACGCTGCAACCAATGCACAGGTGTCCGGTACGTTTACCATCAATTCTGCCGTGGCAACCGGCGGTACAAATTTCCAAACATTTTCTGCGGCAGTAGCTTCCCTGTCTGCTGGTGTTAATGGTGCTGTAATATTTAATGTACAGGCTGGAAGTGGACCTTATAACGAACAGGTTATAATAAATTCCATTGCCGGAACTTCGGCAGCCAATACCATTACGTTTAATTGTAATGGAGTGACTATTAAGTATCTTTCTACCAATTTCAATCAACGGGCTGTAGTTAAACTGAATGGTGCGGATTATGTAACATTCGATAATCTTACTGTTACACCACTGGCTTCCACAGGCGGCCAGTACGGTTATGGCTTTCATCTGTTGAATGATGCTGATAATAATACCATCAAAAATTGCCGCATCACCAACTTAAATGATTATAACAATACCGATGATCATGAAGGCATTGTGATAAATGGTAATAATGGTGTTTCTTATGATGTTGGTAACAGTTTGTGCGATAATAACCTGATCCAGAATAATACCATCACCGGTGGCTCTACCGGTATTACGTTGAGTTCTATACCGGCATCAGGCGCCGGGGTATTTATGACCGGCAATAAAGTTATTGGCAATACCATTTCCAATACCGATGTATATGGCATTCAGATGCATTACAACGATGGCGCAGTAATAGATGGCAATGATCTCTCAGGAGGACCGGCTGCCGTTTATAATATGTTTGGGATTTATCTTGACTATTATAATCAAAGCGCCAATATTACCAATAACCGGATCCATGGCTATCACGTAAATGCAGGGTCCGTGACATATGGATTTTATATCTGCTCTCAGGGTGTTGCCGGTAAGGAATGTACTATATCGAATAACCTTATTTATGATTTTCAAAGCAACTGGACGCAATATGGGATTTATTCCCAGGTGCAGGGTGCACCAAAGTATGGCGCTACTTACCTGAATATTTATAATAACACCATTTCACTCGACGATCAAAGTGTTGCGGGCAATGTGGCCTATGGGATGTACTTTGTAGATACAATCACCAACGTGAATTTGATGAATAATATCATCACAATCACCCGCAATAGTGCAACCGAAAATATCGGGCTTGTTTTTAGAAAACCGCCGAAACAATTTGCGAGTCAGCGTAATGTTGTTTTTGTGCCCGCTGGTACGGTTTCTACTGCTGCCGTTGGAAAATATCTCTCCCTGGTGTATAATACGATGGCTGCCTGGCAGCTGGCTACCGGCCTTGATTATTATTCAACCGACGTTAACCCGTCATACACCAGTCCGGCCGCTTTCAATTTCAGGCCGCAGGCGCAATCTATAGATAATTTGGCGGCCAATGTGGGCCTTACTACCGATATTGCCGGCGCTGTCCGAAGCACCGTCAACCCCGATCCTGGTTGTTATGAGTTCACTTCTCCAGCATGTGCTACCTCCATTACGCCCGGTGTGCCCAATGTATTACCTGATTCAATTTTATGTTCAGGGCCAAAGATCTCACTGGGATTAACGGGTAATTCAGCCGGAGGCGGGCAGACCTATACCTGGCAATCTTCTACTTCGGCAACGGGTACTTATACCAATATTACCAGTCCGCTCGGGTTTCCCTACTTTGAAACTATACCTACTACCACTTTATATTACCGGGTAGCGCTTACCTGTGGCGGTTCTACCGTTTTTTCTCCCGCCCTTCGGGTGCTGGTAAATACAACGCTCAATGGAGGAACTTATACCATCAACTCGGCATTGCCTACCGGTGGTATTAACTTCAATTCATTCACAGATGCTGCGCGGGCGCTTCAGTGTAGCTTCACGGGTTCTGTTGTATTTAATGTGGCCAGTGGCAGCGGACCTTATAACGAGCAACTGATCCTGCCTGCATTGGCTACATCGCCAACCAAAACCATCACCTTTAATTGTAACGGTGTTACCATGCGGTATGCGCCAACAAGTTCTACCCAAAGTTCACTGGTAAGACTGGATGGCACTGATTATGTGACCATCGACAGCCTGAGCATGGATGTACAGGGGTCTTCCACCTTTGGTTTGGGTGTGCTGCTCACAAACGATGCCGATCATAATACCATCAAACGTTGTACGGTAAATCTCAGCAACAGTACATTATCTCCGCTTGCGTATGGTGGAATCGTGATCAGCTCAAGCGCCAGTAACCCAATAACAAACACCGGCTATAATAATTGTGATTCTAATCTCATTATTAACAATACTGTCAATGGAGGGGTGTATGGCATAACCATTGCCTCTAACGCAATTTCACCCGGCGTAGCCAGATCGGTAGGAAATAATATCGTAAATAATAAGTTAAAAGATAACTCCAAGTACGGGGTCTTTGTAACCGGAGCATCTTATTGCACCATCGACAGCAACGATATCAGTCAACCAACCCGTACAGCACTGGAATATTTTTCAGGGGTCTGCCTGTCTGAAGTAAACTTTGGTATTTCGGTCTCAAAGAATGTGATCCATAATCTGGGTGAGAATAATAAGCTGAACATTGCCCAGTTTGATGGGATAAAGTCTAATGATGTGCAACCTACATCAACAGCTCCTATCATGGTCACAAACAATATGATCTACACCTTTAGAGGAAGCGGGCTGCAATATGGAATTGACAACTACTCTTCAGATTATGTAAAATATTACCATAACACCATCTCGCTCGATGACTCTTCTTCCGGTGATCCCAGTTTAACCCGTGGCTATGGCACCTTTGGCGACCCAAGTGTAGGTACGGAAGTTAAAGACAATATTTTTGTTATCCGACGCGGGGGCATCGGGGCCAAGTATGGTGTCTACTCTAACATTAACGACAGTGGCCTGGTGGCTAACTATAATAATTATTATATACATTCTTATTCCGGCGCCAATTTAATTGGGTTTTTAACCAAGGATTATCCGCTCTTATCCGACTGGATCAAAACCCGCAAGGATTCCAGTTCTATTTCAATTGACCCGGTATTCTATGATGTGGCCAAAGGCGATTATACGCCAACCAAGATCCAGTTTGAAAACAAAGGGTTCAATGTTGGGGTTATCACCGATCTGTTGAACGCAACCAGGAATACAACCAGCCCCGATATGGGCGCTATTGAATTCACTGTCTGCCGCCCGCTTACCAAACCAATGGTGAGTGTTGAAAGTCAGGAAACCAATGTCATCAAATTTGCGTGGACCGCTGTTCCCAATACAACTGGTTACCGCGTATCGCGCGACAGTCTTAACTGGGCAATACCCAGCTCGGGCGCCATGGGCCTTACCCATACCGTTACCGGGCTTAAGCCTACCGATAAAATAACCTTGTGGGTGAAAGCGCTGGGAACCCGGGTAGATTGTCCTGAATATGTTTCCGACGCTACGCCTGGCCAGGCGCTTACTGATGGGGTGTTTGTACCTAATACGTTTACGCCAAACAATGATAGCAGGAATGACAAGTTCATGGTGTACAGCAATGTTGTTAAAACCATACACTGGATGGTATTCAGCCAATGGGGGGAGAAAGTATTTGAGTCGAACGATATATTTGGCGCATGGGATGGAACTTATAAAGGCAAACCGATGCCTGTTGGAGTATATGTATATGTGGTATCAGGAATGTTAACAGATGGTACCAAAGTATCACAAAAAGGAACCTTTAATCTAGTCCGGTAA
- the pyrF gene encoding orotidine-5'-phosphate decarboxylase gives MTRLQLVEQIRNRKSYLIVGLDTDITKIPKHLLSAPDPVFEFNKQIIDATKDHCVGYKINTAFYEALGMPGWQAMEKTAAYIPATHFRIADAKRGDIGNTSSQYAKAFFEALPFDAITVAPYMGADSVLPFLEYKDKWTIVLGLTSNTGARDFELQKAGEELLYEKVLRTAAGWGTADQLMFVVGATQASEFTNIRAITPNHFYLVPGVGAQGGSLKEISEKAMNKEVGLLVNASRAIIYASGNEDFAEKAKQIAAGYQQEMAGYL, from the coding sequence ATGACAAGGCTGCAATTGGTTGAACAAATACGCAACAGAAAATCGTACCTCATAGTAGGACTTGATACAGACATTACAAAGATTCCCAAACACCTGCTGTCTGCACCGGATCCCGTATTTGAGTTTAATAAACAGATCATCGATGCTACCAAAGATCATTGTGTAGGGTATAAGATCAATACGGCTTTTTATGAAGCATTGGGCATGCCCGGTTGGCAGGCAATGGAAAAAACGGCTGCCTACATTCCTGCTACCCATTTCAGAATAGCCGATGCCAAACGCGGCGATATTGGCAATACTTCTTCCCAATACGCTAAAGCGTTTTTTGAAGCACTGCCCTTCGATGCCATAACGGTAGCCCCTTATATGGGCGCCGACAGCGTACTACCTTTTCTTGAATACAAAGACAAATGGACAATTGTACTGGGCCTCACCTCCAATACAGGCGCCCGTGACTTTGAATTACAAAAGGCAGGGGAGGAGTTGTTGTATGAAAAAGTATTGCGTACTGCTGCCGGATGGGGCACTGCCGACCAATTGATGTTTGTGGTGGGCGCCACGCAGGCATCGGAGTTTACCAACATCCGCGCCATTACCCCTAACCATTTTTATCTCGTTCCGGGGGTAGGGGCCCAGGGCGGCAGCCTGAAGGAGATCTCCGAAAAAGCCATGAATAAAGAAGTAGGCCTGTTGGTAAATGCCAGCCGGGCCATCATCTATGCTTCCGGGAACGAAGATTTTGCCGAAAAAGCAAAACAAATAGCCGCCGGGTACCAACAGGAAATGGCCGGTTACCTGTAA
- the kynU gene encoding kynureninase has product MIFENSHSFAYVLDEQDELRSFREQFIMPVIDGKQQIYFLGNSLGLQPKRTNDYLQQVLNKWANYGVEGFFMGEQPWLQYHDHLTKPLSTIVGALPHEVVAMNQLTVNLHLLLVSFYNPHGKRNKIICEAKAFPSDQYMLETHVKYCGFNPDDVIVEVGPRKGEHTIRHEDILQAIQQHKDELALVLWGGMNYYTGQLFDMAAITKAAQAVGAKVGFDLAHAAGNVPLQLHNWNVDFAAWCSYKYMNSGPGGIGGAYIHERYHNDTSLPRFAGWWGYDKATRFLMQKGFNATRSAEGWQLSTPSPLLYAAHRAALDLFMEAGFNRLQNKRQLLNKWLWFLLDDLNNAQTEPVVEFITPRNEAERGCQVSMLMLQQGKQVFDELARAGVIVDWREPNVIRLAPVPLYNSFEEVWQFTNILRQILQLQHA; this is encoded by the coding sequence ATGATTTTTGAAAACTCTCATTCATTTGCGTATGTTCTTGATGAGCAGGATGAACTGCGTTCGTTCCGGGAGCAATTTATAATGCCTGTAATTGACGGAAAGCAGCAGATCTATTTCCTGGGTAACTCCCTGGGCCTGCAACCCAAACGCACCAACGACTACCTGCAACAGGTGCTGAACAAATGGGCCAACTATGGCGTGGAAGGCTTTTTTATGGGTGAACAACCCTGGCTGCAATACCACGACCATCTTACCAAACCACTGTCAACCATTGTAGGCGCCTTGCCGCATGAAGTGGTGGCCATGAACCAGCTTACGGTGAACCTGCATTTGCTGCTGGTATCTTTTTACAATCCCCATGGTAAACGGAACAAGATCATTTGTGAAGCCAAAGCATTTCCCAGCGATCAGTATATGCTGGAAACGCATGTAAAATATTGTGGCTTTAATCCGGATGACGTGATTGTTGAAGTGGGCCCCCGCAAAGGCGAGCATACCATTCGCCATGAAGACATTCTGCAGGCCATACAACAACATAAAGACGAACTGGCCCTGGTTTTGTGGGGCGGGATGAATTATTATACCGGCCAGCTGTTTGATATGGCGGCCATTACCAAAGCGGCGCAGGCCGTGGGCGCCAAAGTAGGGTTCGACCTCGCGCATGCAGCAGGGAATGTTCCTTTGCAGCTGCACAACTGGAATGTGGATTTTGCCGCCTGGTGCAGTTATAAATATATGAACTCTGGTCCCGGTGGTATTGGTGGCGCCTATATTCATGAACGTTACCATAACGATACCAGCTTACCACGTTTTGCAGGCTGGTGGGGCTACGATAAAGCCACCCGCTTCCTGATGCAGAAAGGGTTCAATGCCACCCGTTCGGCCGAAGGCTGGCAGCTAAGTACGCCCTCGCCGCTGTTGTATGCAGCACACCGGGCGGCGCTGGACCTGTTTATGGAAGCAGGCTTCAACAGGCTGCAAAATAAAAGACAGTTATTGAACAAATGGTTATGGTTCTTGCTCGATGATTTGAACAATGCGCAGACAGAACCGGTGGTTGAATTTATTACGCCCCGCAATGAGGCCGAAAGAGGCTGCCAGGTGTCTATGTTAATGTTGCAACAGGGCAAGCAGGTATTTGACGAACTGGCCCGGGCGGGAGTTATAGTAGACTGGCGCGAACCCAATGTAATAAGGCTGGCGCCCGTACCTTTGTACAACAGTTTCGAGGAAGTATGGCAATTCACTAATATCTTGCGACAAATTTTACAACTCCAACACGCATGA
- a CDS encoding SDR family oxidoreductase, with product MNLSLEGKNAVICGSSQGIGLAIAAELALLGANCTLMARNEETLQAAVKTLDIALRQQHGYLVADFTNTENVKQAIRQHVQHTPVHILVNNTGGPAPGSVLTATEEAFTQAFKQHLIVNQILAQAVVPSMKEAGYGRIINIISTSIRIPITGLAVSGTVRGAVAVWSKILANEVGQFNITVNNILPGSTKTQRLESLIQNTAQKRGVSREVVEHEMQQDIPMKRFGEASELGAVAAFLASPAASYVNGVSIPVDGGKTGAL from the coding sequence ATGAACCTGTCATTAGAAGGTAAGAACGCCGTGATCTGTGGAAGCAGCCAGGGTATTGGCCTGGCCATTGCCGCAGAACTGGCATTACTGGGCGCTAACTGCACCCTTATGGCCAGAAATGAAGAAACCCTGCAGGCAGCCGTTAAAACCCTGGACATTGCCTTACGGCAGCAGCACGGTTACCTGGTAGCTGATTTTACCAATACAGAAAATGTAAAACAGGCAATTCGGCAACACGTACAACACACCCCGGTGCATATCCTGGTAAACAATACAGGCGGGCCGGCGCCTGGCTCGGTGCTCACTGCTACAGAGGAGGCCTTTACACAGGCGTTCAAACAGCACCTGATCGTAAATCAAATCCTGGCCCAGGCCGTAGTACCCTCCATGAAAGAAGCCGGCTATGGCCGCATCATCAATATCATTTCAACTTCCATCCGCATTCCCATTACCGGTTTGGCCGTATCGGGCACCGTGCGCGGCGCAGTAGCCGTTTGGTCCAAGATCCTGGCCAATGAAGTAGGCCAGTTCAATATAACCGTGAATAATATTTTACCCGGTTCAACCAAAACCCAACGGCTGGAAAGTTTGATCCAAAACACAGCCCAAAAGCGGGGCGTATCAAGGGAAGTTGTTGAACACGAAATGCAACAGGATATTCCCATGAAACGGTTTGGCGAGGCATCGGAACTGGGCGCCGTAGCAGCCTTCCTGGCATCGCCCGCCGCCTCTTATGTAAATGGAGTTAGTATTCCGGTAGACGGTGGTAAAACGGGCGCTCTTTAA
- a CDS encoding glycerophosphodiester phosphodiesterase, translating into MSKFREVTELLLLVALIFACHASKKVTDPLLPAFDIEGHRGCRGLMPENTIPAMMKALELGVTTLEMDAVITKDKQVILSHEPFFNHEITTGPDGKFITEQDERNLNIYKMTYAQTQTYDVGLKPHPRFPNQRRLKATKPLLREVIENVEAYHKLNDGREVFYNIETKTQPATDNKYHPAPEEFVRTLMNVIHSEKIGARVIIQSFDYRTLQVVHKRFPNMKTAALVEEDDKRTLDEHLKALGFTPTIYSPAYSLVTPELVAQCHAQGIRVIPWTVNDKESIDKMKAVGVDGIITDYPDLLK; encoded by the coding sequence ATGAGTAAATTTAGGGAAGTAACAGAGCTGCTGTTACTGGTTGCATTGATCTTTGCCTGTCACGCTTCAAAAAAAGTTACCGATCCTTTGTTACCTGCTTTTGACATCGAAGGGCACCGCGGCTGCCGGGGACTGATGCCCGAAAATACCATTCCGGCCATGATGAAGGCGCTTGAACTGGGCGTTACTACCCTGGAAATGGATGCCGTTATTACCAAAGACAAACAGGTGATCCTGTCGCACGAGCCATTTTTTAACCACGAGATCACTACCGGCCCCGACGGGAAATTTATAACTGAACAGGATGAACGCAACCTGAACATTTATAAAATGACCTATGCGCAAACGCAAACCTATGATGTGGGGTTAAAGCCGCATCCGCGTTTCCCCAACCAGCGCCGGTTAAAAGCCACCAAGCCCCTGCTGCGCGAAGTAATAGAGAATGTGGAAGCTTACCACAAATTAAACGATGGCCGCGAAGTGTTTTATAATATCGAAACCAAAACACAACCGGCCACTGATAACAAATACCATCCGGCGCCCGAAGAATTTGTAAGAACGTTGATGAATGTGATCCATTCAGAAAAGATCGGCGCGCGCGTTATCATTCAGTCGTTCGATTACCGTACGCTGCAGGTGGTGCATAAAAGGTTTCCGAACATGAAAACGGCAGCCCTGGTAGAAGAAGATGATAAACGAACGCTGGATGAACACCTGAAAGCGCTGGGATTCACCCCCACTATCTATAGCCCGGCCTACAGTTTGGTTACCCCCGAACTGGTAGCCCAATGCCACGCGCAAGGAATCAGGGTTATTCCCTGGACGGTGAACGACAAGGAATCTATTGATAAAATGAAAGCGGTAGGAGTGGATGGCATTATTACTGATTACCCGGACCTGTTGAAATGA
- a CDS encoding Mrp/NBP35 family ATP-binding protein, whose translation MTPEKVLDALRNVQEPDLGQDIVTLNMVKDIVISGNTVSFTVVLTTPACPMKDLIGRNCENAVKSSVNKDAIVKVNFTSNTSTNRQDPGSVLPKVKNIIAVISGKGGVGKSTVSANLALALAQSGAKVGLMDADIYGPSVPIMFGVRGERPMMKSMGEGQKGQIVPLERYGIKLMSIGLLVDEKSAVIWRGPMASSAIKQFVTDVYWDELDYLVIDMPPGTGDIHLTLVQTVPVTGAVIVTTPQDVALADAKKAIGMFSQAQIKVPIIGLVENMSYFTPAELPDNKYYIFGKEGGKRLAEEYDLPFLGQIPLVQSIREGGDMGIPIMVSDDMISRKAFEEFAANATRSIAMRNANVSAAKVAEVIE comes from the coding sequence ATGACGCCTGAGAAAGTTTTAGACGCATTGAGGAACGTTCAGGAACCGGATTTAGGACAGGATATTGTTACGCTTAACATGGTTAAAGATATTGTGATTAGCGGTAATACGGTGTCTTTCACTGTAGTGCTTACCACACCCGCTTGTCCAATGAAAGATTTAATAGGCAGGAATTGTGAAAATGCCGTGAAATCGTCGGTTAATAAAGACGCGATTGTAAAAGTGAATTTTACTTCCAACACCAGCACAAACCGGCAGGATCCGGGGTCGGTGTTGCCCAAAGTTAAAAATATCATTGCGGTAATAAGCGGTAAAGGCGGTGTGGGAAAAAGTACAGTTTCCGCCAATCTGGCACTGGCGCTGGCGCAAAGCGGGGCAAAAGTGGGGCTGATGGATGCTGATATTTATGGTCCCAGTGTACCTATCATGTTTGGGGTGCGCGGCGAACGGCCCATGATGAAAAGTATGGGTGAGGGACAAAAAGGGCAAATCGTTCCCCTGGAGCGTTACGGCATAAAACTGATGAGTATCGGTTTACTCGTCGATGAAAAAAGTGCGGTGATCTGGCGCGGCCCCATGGCCAGCAGCGCCATCAAGCAATTTGTGACCGATGTGTATTGGGATGAACTCGATTACCTGGTTATTGATATGCCCCCCGGCACCGGCGATATTCACTTAACATTGGTGCAAACGGTGCCCGTAACCGGCGCGGTAATTGTTACTACGCCGCAGGATGTGGCCCTGGCCGATGCAAAAAAAGCGATCGGGATGTTCAGCCAGGCGCAGATAAAAGTGCCTATTATTGGGCTGGTAGAGAACATGAGTTATTTTACCCCTGCTGAATTACCTGATAATAAGTATTATATCTTTGGCAAAGAAGGCGGAAAACGCCTGGCCGAAGAATATGACCTGCCCTTCCTGGGACAAATCCCATTGGTGCAGAGCATTCGTGAGGGTGGAGATATGGGCATTCCCATTATGGTAAGTGATGATATGATTTCCCGCAAAGCATTTGAAGAATTTGCCGCCAATGCCACCCGTAGTATTGCCATGCGTAATGCCAACGTAAGTGCTGCAAAAGTGGCTGAAGTAATAGAATAG
- a CDS encoding carboxypeptidase-like regulatory domain-containing protein → MKRRLLFLISLAIAIPFASKAQFEKLKDSVVQLYGVVMTADSLRAIPSVTVMIKGQNRGTITNEQGVFSIVVMKGDIVEFTSIGYKPKLATIPRNLEGNQFSLLQLMVTDTVYLPATIIKPRPTKEQFERDFVNVDIPDDDLETARKNTDESKRRVLARTLPRDGRESSNMFLRNNAQRYYYNGQTPPQNIFNPAAWAEFIQAWKRGDFKNQN, encoded by the coding sequence ATGAAAAGACGTTTACTTTTTTTGATTTCCCTGGCGATTGCCATCCCCTTTGCTTCTAAAGCTCAGTTTGAAAAACTGAAAGACTCCGTAGTGCAATTATATGGCGTTGTAATGACGGCCGACAGTTTGAGGGCCATTCCTTCTGTTACTGTTATGATCAAAGGCCAGAACCGCGGTACCATCACCAATGAACAGGGTGTTTTCAGTATCGTGGTAATGAAAGGTGATATTGTTGAGTTTACGTCTATTGGCTATAAACCCAAGCTGGCCACCATTCCCCGCAACCTGGAAGGCAATCAGTTCAGCTTGTTGCAATTGATGGTTACCGATACGGTTTACCTGCCGGCCACCATCATTAAACCACGCCCCACCAAAGAACAGTTTGAACGCGATTTTGTGAATGTCGATATTCCCGACGATGATCTGGAAACTGCCCGCAAAAATACCGATGAATCCAAACGCCGGGTGCTTGCCCGCACGCTCCCCCGCGACGGCCGCGAAAGTTCCAACATGTTTTTACGGAACAACGCTCAACGGTACTATTATAACGGACAAACACCTCCTCAGAACATATTCAATCCCGCAGCCTGGGCTGAGTTTATTCAGGCGTGGAAGAGAGGGGATTTTAAGAATCAGAATTAG
- a CDS encoding 3-hydroxyacyl-CoA dehydrogenase family protein has protein sequence MDLKNIAVIGAGTMGNGIAHVFAQNGFAVNLVDVNAGQLEKALQTIQKNFDRQIAKGAATEEQKNKALANLTTYTDMALGVKEAQLIVEAATENIDLKLNIFKQLDSLAPPHALLATNTSSISITRMAAVTKRASQVIGMHFMNPVPVMKLVEIINGYATSKTVTDTIVALSKQLGKVPCVVNDYPGFIANRILMPMINEAIYSLYEGIAGVNEIDTIMKLGMAHPMGPLQLADFIGLDTCHAILNVLFEGFGNPKYAPCPLLTNMVTAGYLGVKSGEGFYKYEAGSKELIVSERFSL, from the coding sequence ATGGATTTGAAAAATATAGCAGTAATTGGCGCCGGCACCATGGGTAATGGCATTGCGCATGTATTTGCACAAAATGGGTTTGCCGTAAACCTGGTAGATGTAAATGCCGGTCAGCTGGAAAAAGCCTTACAGACCATTCAAAAGAACTTTGACCGGCAGATAGCCAAAGGCGCCGCCACCGAAGAGCAGAAAAACAAGGCCCTGGCCAATCTTACCACTTATACCGATATGGCCCTGGGGGTTAAAGAAGCCCAGCTGATAGTAGAAGCTGCTACAGAAAATATCGATCTTAAACTGAACATCTTTAAACAACTCGATAGCCTGGCCCCGCCCCATGCATTACTGGCTACCAATACTTCTTCTATTTCCATCACCCGCATGGCGGCTGTTACCAAACGCGCCTCCCAGGTGATAGGGATGCACTTTATGAACCCCGTGCCGGTAATGAAACTGGTGGAGATCATTAATGGTTACGCCACTTCTAAAACCGTTACCGATACCATTGTTGCGCTGAGCAAACAACTGGGCAAAGTTCCCTGTGTGGTGAACGATTATCCCGGTTTTATCGCCAACCGTATTTTGATGCCCATGATCAACGAGGCCATCTACAGCCTGTACGAAGGCATTGCCGGCGTAAATGAAATTGATACCATCATGAAGTTGGGAATGGCCCACCCCATGGGGCCCTTACAGTTAGCCGATTTTATTGGACTGGATACCTGCCATGCAATATTGAATGTGTTGTTTGAAGGCTTTGGCAACCCGAAATATGCTCCCTGTCCGTTATTAACGAATATGGTTACAGCGGGATATCTGGGAGTAAAGAGCGGGGAAGGGTTTTATAAGTATGAAGCCGGTAGCAAGGAGCTTATCGTCAGCGAAAGATTTTCATTGTGA